The following DNA comes from Mya arenaria isolate MELC-2E11 chromosome 11, ASM2691426v1.
AATGCTATAAAGCGCTAGTAAAGAAATTGCCGTACACTGCATCCCATtgtaaagttaacaaaaatTGGAGATGAATTGGGAGATCTCTCAGAACGAAAAGGAACGCCATTGATAGAAAGTCATTCACAACGTACCAACGTATCGATTCCACTGGGTGATGTTCAAATTGGATCGATATAGTCATACCAGGTTATTTATTACTCTAGTTTAGGTCAATCATACTGAaccagtgctccagccaggatttgaaaagggcagggtgctaggtcagaaagggcacttttgatgcgcattgaatgagccttaatggggcacttgcaaggaccaatgttcaattattattgtgtatgtgttgtaactactttcaatactaatagtttgttatgaataccttgGCTATTCTCTATACtttggtatttattatttttatttatttctaaatattgactctgtcaaacaaaagggcagagcagggtgtagtaaaaaggcagcagggtgccTCGTccctgctatttaggcctagctggagcaatGTTGAACATTATGCTATCTTTAACTTACAatcactgaaataaataaaatacaaaataatatgctAAAGAAATGTCCATTCTTGTTTAACTTAAGAAATATTGATCCAATATTGTTTAGCAATTTGAATGAACTTTGTCCTTTATTTGCCATTGAATTAACTTTGCCCTTTATTTGCCATTGAATTAACTTTGTCCTTTATTTGCCATTGAATTAACTTTGCCCTTTATTTGCTATTTGAATTAACTTTGTCCTTTATTTGCTATTTGAATTAACTTTGCCCTTTATTTGCTATTTGAATTAACTTTGCCCTTTATTTGCTATTTGAATTAACTTTGCCCTTTATTTGCTATTTGAATTAACTTTGTCCTTTATTTGCTATTTGAATTAACTTTGCCCTTTATTTGCCATTGAATTAACTTTGTCCTTTATTTGCTATTTGAATTACCTTTGCCCTTTATTTGCTATTTGAATTAACTTTGTCCTTTATTTGCTATTTGAATTAACTTTGTCCTTTATTTGCTATTTGAATTAACTTTGTCCTTTATTTGCTATTTGAATTAACTTTGTCCTTTATTTGCTATTTGAATTACCTTTGCCCTTTATTTGCTATTTGAATTAACTTTGTCCTTTATTTGCTATTTGAATTAACTTTGTCCTTTATTTGCCATTGAATTAACTTTGCCCTTTATTTGCCATTGAATTAACTTTGTCCTTTATTTGCTATTTGAATTACCTTTGCCCTTTATTTGCTATTTGAATTACCTTTGTcctttatttgcaaatttgAATTAACTTTGTCCTTTATTTGCCATTGAATTAACTTTGCCCTTTATTTGCTATTTGAATTACCTTTGTCCTTTATTTGCTATTTGAATTAACTTTGTCCTTTATTTGCCATTGAATTACCTTTGCCCTTTATTTGCTATTTGAATTAACTTTGTCCTTTATTTGCCATTGAATTAACTTTGCCCTTTATTTGCTATTTGAATTACCTTTGCCCTTTATTTGCTATTTGAATTAACTTTGCCCTTTATTTGCTATTTGAATTAACTTTGTCCTTTATTTGCCATTGCATTAACTTTGCCCTTTATTTGCTATTTGAATTGACTTTGTCCTTTATTTGCTATTTGAATTAACTTTGTCCTTTGCAAAACACCCTGAAAAAGTGTCAGGTAACGACAAACTGACcaaatgttatcaatgttttgaaacataGAAGTTGGTATACAATGACTTTACATCTTGCATGCTTTTGCTTTACATATTAAACGTTTGTAGTCCGACTTTGTTGTTATACGTATCTcgtttaatttatgtttttccCGAACTTAATGTCTAAAGAGGgttatttaaatcattgactactgggcttgtccctgtaaaatattacaataaaacgTCTCTTGTTATTGATAGAAAAAGACGTTTTGACTGATAGCAAAAGTGATCACCTACGCAGTCTTCTCACTTGTCAAGCAGATAAGATCTGTGCATTCACGTACGAATAAGTTTAAAATCAGCTATATAAGTGTTTTGATTAACAGTTTGTCtacagatatttatgcaaattttTTATACGTCTCATAAACGacgtttttttataaagttaaactagagtgtttcaaataaaagatcatttttACTTATTGAATGACGTCATGTGATTATGATCATCGTCACTAGCTCTGCTCAGTTACAataacgttttaaaataaaaagttacaGCTTGGAAACGTGTTGATCGTTTGTCACATATTATAATCTCAGTTTCAAGAACATATCAAAGCACCGTAAAGGTTAAGAGACTTGGGAAAATATTAAAGTAGGCGTTCGATAACATTATTGAGACCAGTTTCAAGaataaatcaaagcactgaaagtgctgagagACAAGGGGAATGGTTAAGTAGGTGTCTGGTCATTCCATTTTGATATCGTCTGGTACATTACTACGTCACCGCCCTTTCGCGAATGTCATTCCAttttgattatcgtttgataCATTACTTCGGTCCCATCCATTTCCCGAATGTCAttccattttgatattgtttggtACATTACTTCGGTCACCGCCCTTTCTCGAATGTCTATCCATTTTGATATCGTCTGGTACATTACTTCGGTCACCGCCCTTTCCAGAATGCCATTCCATTTTAATATCGTCTGGTAAATTACTTCGGTCACCGCCCTTTCCCGAATGTCTATCCATTTTGATATCATCTGGTACATTACTTCGGTCACCGCCCTTTCCCGAATGTCATTCCATTTTGATTTCGTCTGGTACATTACTACGTCACCGCCCTTTCGCGAATGTCATTCCAttttgattatcgtttgataCATTACTTCGGTCCCATCCATTTCCCGAATGTCAttccattttgatattgtttggtACATTACTTCGGTCACCGCCCTTTCCCGAATGTCTATCCATTTTGATATCGTCTGGTACATTACTTCGGTCACCGCCCTTTCCAGAATGCCATTCCATTTTAATATCGTTTGGTAAATTACTTCGGTCACCGCCCTTTCCCGAATGTCTATCCATTTTGATATCATCTGGTACATTACTTCGGTCACCGCCCTTTCCCGAATGTCATTCCATTTTGATTTCGTCTGGTACATTACTTCGTCACCGCCCTTTCCCGAATGTCATACCCTTTTGATATCGTCTGGTACATTACTTCGGTCACCGCCCTTTCCCGAATGTCATTCCATTTTGATATCGTCTGGTACATTACGTCGGTCACCGCCCTTTCCCGAATGTAATTCTATTTGCATATGTATCGGTTGGTACATTACTTCGGTCACAGCCCTTTCCCGAATGTCAATCCATTTTGATATAGTTTGGTACATTACTTCGGTAACCGCCCTTCCCCGAATTTTATTCCAATTTGATATCGTCTGGTACATTACTCAGACAGTTTTCGTCCTGCTGCTTGGATCATTGACCTTGATATTGCAATGATGTTAGTAAAAACATTATGTTAGAAAGATCATTACAAAGCAGTGATGTTAGTAAATATATTCTGCTAGAGAGATCGTTCAAAgcaattattaacataaacacattGTGCTAAATATATCCTTTAGCAGCAAggatattaatatattatgttagATAAATCATTCAGAAGCAATGATGTTAATGAATACCATCTGTAAGAGAGATCATATGGAAGTAAGGATGTTCATGTATTCTGTTAGAGAGATCATTTAGAAGGAatgattttaacatatattgtgAGAGAGCTCATTCAGCAGTAATGATGTTAATAAATACCTTCTGGGAGACAGATAATTTCGAATCAAGGAGGTTAATAAATTCTCCCTTCCACGTTAATCCCTTAAAATGTGGTCGGTATATtgatctgtactcataaacaatatatataacttaGACTTGGAAACCATCATTTTTAAAAGGGGAAACTTATATCAGACAGCAACATGCCTGTTGCATTTTTCAGTTAAATCTGACATTTTCGGCATCCTACTTGCTAGCATTGACAATTCAAGGTTtgtttttgaggaaatactttATTAACCGGTTTTTGTACTGTCCGGTTTCTAGTACATTTTAAGATTATAATATCGGattgtttgaaactatttaTTGACAGCGACAGTTTGGGCAACTCTGTCAACGACTAAGGCGGTATTACATTGACAGGAATGTTCGAATTCacattattaaacaaaagaAGACTATTCATCTGAAACATTTCCTTCTTTAATCCTTACTTTTATTTACGCGAAGAAATAGagaaaaaatgcttgttttaatgTGAGATCGCTTTATATTTCAACGAATGAGCACCAAAACTAAAATTTCAAGATTGGCGGAGCCAGGAGTTAAATATTATCTTatgtcttttttaaaagctgaaaactaTTGCAAAGTTGTTACGAAattgtttgagattttttttaaatgccttAAAAAAGCatagtttttaattatatttacttaaaaaaatcgCGCCAAACAGTATGGGCATGTAATGTCAATTCGGAACGACGTCGTAGTCCTGTGCGCGCTGGTGTTTGAAGATCAGAACAAGGTTAAATTTcagaacatatattttgatatttttgctttttaaagcaatgaagcatcatttttattttctaataaatcTAAATATTCCACTCGAGAGAATATAATACACAACCATTATAATGGCGGCATGTCAAAAAATATCTTTCTCTTTTGGCCACACTGTGATATGATAAGGTACTGTCCTGAATGTAGAAGACTTGGTAGAACTTGGTATTTCATATAACGAAACAAAATGCTTAatcaaataacatgtttattaaatcattttgatcAACAATGATATCACAGGTGTATTGCTTTGTGTGAAGTTATTCTACAATTGATTAGAGGTACAAAATTACTTAAATGTTATTGCAAAGGTTACTTATAAAGGAACAAACAATATATCGTATAAATATTTGCGTATAACAATATTCTATGAACAAACgataataatatttacttccttcacaaaatgaatattatttggGATGGTAAAGTAGTTTAGCGTACTTATTTCCAGGCATActaaaattataatgttaataacaGTATCATATGACCGTTGCTTGTCGTTTTCCTGGTTCATGATATGTATTAGATTTAAACACTTTGTACATATACTagattttagttttcattttgaatattttttgtcacTTAAGTGATGTTGTAAGTGCCTCCCCAAATATTCACATCTAAAATTATATGtggtttaaataatttgaaatttggCACATAATGATATGTAATGTCtgattttttatcatgtttgcTAATATGATGAAAGGAGCTTATTGCTGAGTGCAATAAGACACTATGAAACAAACATCGAGAAGGAAGAAAAGGACGTTTATTACTGCCTTTCAGTCAGTATCAGGAACTGTCTCAACCAATCACGAAACAGTTTCTTTATTCTGATTAatagtatatttttgtaaaagaagGTGGCTTAAACAagattgatttaaataaaaaatcaaactatACAAATCACAAATAAAAGATTCTCTATGGCAATACTACGTGGAAAATAGACATGtgaaatatattcacaaatACGATACGGAAGAAAATTACGTTTGTTAAGTACAGCAAAAATACGTGGAAAATAGacatgtgataaatatgcataaatcaGAATAATCACGACAGAATGGAGGAGGAAGCTTTGAGGCTTGAATTGCGTCTCGCTTCTGTTAATGATTTGAGTTAATCAAACATAACTATATGAATACTATGAAAGTATTAGTGTGTATAGAATGCTTTATTGCTTGATGTTTTCCGATTGATGTATATTCAgttaatttttaagaaatattacacaccactgagggtcatatgacattataaggaacggccagtcagccaccaaaggtgtatatggaccgaggcgttagccgaggtccattcaccttcgggggctgactgaccggtccttttaatgccatatggcccgaagtggtgtgttatatttcttatattataccgaacactttttatacaagacaatatttttaaagcgatttaaatgtgttttatttaacaaacctgattatgtttacttgcgacaagtttCCGctgttgtgaaaatagcaagccgcacttaccaatCGTATAACGTCAGCGgttcatattacatttttggctaggtccggaccggccaaaatataatatggaccgctgacgtcataaaactggattttcatcaaaatacagtgatatacggaccgatcgagattataaatataagaaaggacaaatttatgtgaggtataatattgGTTATTAGAATGGTATTACTTTGTTGTATTTGCGTTCACCTGAAAATACTGAATATGATATTTGTCCACATGGGTCATGACCTTCTGAAGGTTATGCAAATAAAACTTTGAAGCTttgaaaatttataatattgaatgaTTTCTATCACATTGTACTTTTTTCGTAAGTTAACATATACCGTATTTTTGTAAAACCATGTAACGtacataatttgtttgaaacaaatCATTCAGTTACAAAAATAACTCGACAAGAATGAAATACAAGGAATACCCATATATCTctagaaagtaaaaacaaaacgtCCATAATATATAGTGCGTACATTgcgtttgttttaaaaatgtgcaaTGACTTCTTTTCCATTGTATATCACCTAGTTAAATCCGAGCAACGTATTTGTGTTAAATACGGTAAAGACGTCGTTCAATACGCCTACGTTGACGTTGAGCTCGCTCCCTCATATCTATTTCGTCAACAACAAGCGGAAAATCGTCGTCGGAACTCTCTTCATCAAGTAAATATAAGTAACGATCTTGAGCATATTCAGTCCCATCAAACTGATGCGACCCACAACTGGCTTTCCATTTCTTTTCACACAACCAGCAAAAGTTGGTTCCACACACAAAGCACGTCATCTGGTTACACCCAgctaaaatatacaattaacacatatatttttgaacacATGTTTCGAAAGCGCACACTGCAcataaagaatgaaaaaaaagtcTTTCATTGAAGCAATTTTCATCCATGTAGACCATTatgtataattgttttactttgttctgaaataaacaatgtaaatgaaacatgaactAGTACCAGAAGATGAAATGCCAACACGAGAGTTAATAGACTGCTTTTATTTAATGCATGAATTGCGAAATTTATGTCATTATCCGGGTATGAGTGGAGTGGTTCAAGTGTCCGGACTCTATGCGTACTTTAAAACCAGCATAATAgcattcatatccccgataacgCTATCAATCCCGCAgtacatttcttaaatttacaccaatacttcattgttttattcaataattgttaaaaaaaaattgttttcatttacgaaaaccttacagtaatcctttcttaccaaTTAAGGAAATAGAACGACCTGATCGTAACcagaaacagtttatcaaatgacgttacaatacacttttaaacgtaaattaaaacactaatgGCAACAATACTTTAAACATGTCATTAATTAACACATTCTACAATGTTGATTAATTATTTACGGGACATGCTGACACAATACAGACAATATAACAAGATAAACGATGtgcatgtttattgttatgcgatgttttgcgatccgaacatatccgacaAGATGTTGTGTTCACCCGTTCATTACCGCAGTTGCCGCAAGGCAGTTCATTAAAGGAATACTTAGCGAGGTGTACatataattgattttgtttttcagtattAATTAAGTAAGGTATTACGTTTTGCAACATTAAggttttgttcttgtttttgttgctttatTGCCAATAATGTACAAACACATACCATTTTTCTCTATGTTGACTTTACAATGTGGACACTTCTTCGTTGTTGATTTGATTTTCTTCTGTGATTCCACATTTTCTTCTTTCTGTATGTCCTTTCCCTTCAGTAGATAATAAATCTTGTTTTGCAAACCATGCATTTAATGTACGGcagaatatttcaaatataaaataagtcatTGAGCAACATCAAAgtatgatgttttgtttataccAAAAggcatatttaacattgtgttgaaattttgttttaaaagacaacaacaatgcattttgtttttgacataaaatgtacttttttgtaCTATCGTACTTTCGggcaaataataaaacacaattatatccTCACAAGAACTGTACTGAGTCAGCATTTGCTGCAGAAACAAAGGTGTTGTTCGGGATGAATATATAGTCTTACTATTTTGGGTGCTTTCCTTGCAAGACAAGTAGAACAAATAAGATTGGCCTCTTCCAAAGTGTCCTCCATCGCTGATGCACAGCCGTTCGAATCCTCACCGGCATAGTAAGGCTGAAATAAGCAAAAGGAGACAGTCATGAAATTATGAGGTTAAATACCTTGACCTCCACCACCATCGTCTCTTTACAAGTGTATAATTGTCCGCTCTAGTATTGAAACACTTCGGTTAGATAATTTGTACTTTCTTACATGTGGCATATACATTTTGACCCCACCCAACCGCTCCAAATCGATAGACAAATCAGAGCACAGATATTGGGTATGATCATTTGCAATTTCTTACATGTTAATTATTTGACCATTCTTCGTTTGACTGCcatataatattgtataatgaGATTATAAATGAACAGAACATGAGTTAACGTTTTGGCGTTCTCTGCATTATGGTAAAGGTTGTCATCTTGTAACATATCACAAGCCCATTTAGAATGTATTTTAGGTTAGATGCATTACACTTCGGACGCGTCCAAGGAACCAAATATAACCAGCAATTAATGCTGTTATTGATAAATACTAATAAATACACTGGCCTAAAGAAAGAGAGGCGATTTAAACATTactttgtttataatattaagtTGAATAATCGATGTTTCAAATGTAGACTTATTACTCACCAAGGCACTCCCGaacatttgtgttatattttgattCATGTAAGGCCTATCAGTGCTATTTTATGACGTTTTGTTCCTCAAATCTTCCAATTGGTGAAAAATAATCTTGTGTTTGTGACTTCGATAAATATTTGAGTAGTGAGCTTGTCCCCGTAATTTCCAATGTATTATTGATATAAGTTACGATTCTTGAAAGAAATAAACGCAAATAGTGCCCTTTATTCCAATACAAGGCAAGTGCTAAGAGACGGTTGGTTACCTTTTTGCAGGCATAACatgaatagaaaataaatttgtcTGTAGCAAATCCGGCTGGGTTGTTGAAATACTGTCCTCCAGGGCTGGTAATTTCTTTGGATTTGGTAAGGCCATCCTTTTCAAGCCTTGCCATTGCTACTTTGTTAACCTTGTCTTCTAAAGAACAGAGCGTCTCCAGTAAAACCTTCAGCTTTGGGTGGTCAATCTTAACCTAAGGAACGATGGTAAGCATaactgacaaaaacaaataacatgcaatatttgcatattttttagtGTACGTCTGACATTAAACTGATTTTGCTACTGATACCTGAAATTAGTGAAAAATCACGTACATTGCACAATGGACAGTTCATGAATTTGAAGTTGATTCTCGCTCCGACCCATCTGTTTTGAAGAACTCTTTCAACACAATGCAAATGGAAAATGTGTCCACATTTGATCTGAAATGGTGGGAGGGGGCGGGTTTTGCATTAGATTTCCTTCATAAATCAACATGATTCATGATTGTACATATTATTCacaaaatggttaaaataaatcatagacAATAGGAAATAATGCGTTTCAATGATTTCCTTAATTATAAAATCTTCTTGCTTGTAAGTGTTCCTTACCATAATAACTGGAGCGCGAGACAGTTCATCGGTGTAGCAAATCACACAAGTATCATTTTCGTTTTGCTTGCCGGTGGCCTTACATCCCACCTTCAAGCATGGTGGGCAATCCTTTTCATATCGATATCCACCGCATTTATGACCGCAGTGGAGAGTTTTGTCACATGAATTTAGCGCAAGTTGCCTCACGCAAGTTGACGTAAAATCTTTTAGAAAGAAGACGATTTTCAGAATGTAAATTACATAAGTGAACTAATATGAGGGCGATACTAGTATAGCGATGGAGCAATGTACGAATCTAAAGATAGCCTCCTGGCTTCTTTAATTGGACACCAGTAATTGGTTTAACACAGAAAACGGAAAGAAATCGATACAATGTCTTTTTGATCAAGCTTAATACCCTtatataaactaaactaatatATCGCTTCTAGAAATTGGAAATTATTGAATCAAGACCATTTCAAACACGGCATGTCAAATGCTCGCATTGTTTAGTGAAATGAATTTCTTGGAAGTTTTTCGTTGATAATATAAAGCTATATCACTCCTCAAACATGAATGaagcaacgccattggtccaggactggtcacgcggtgacccaatatttttccattttgggtcacaaatttatatcgtaccgaAATGGCGTTTAATTGCCTATTCCgataaataattgaaacatttaaaca
Coding sequences within:
- the LOC128209377 gene encoding uncharacterized protein LOC128209377 isoform X1, whose translation is MWKFLETISHNARKENSSSKINVASCKMNVKIKIGNLSAEEADVLVNSANQTLQLKTGRISNSMLTVAGQKLQQECTRRYPNGIAFGEVAVTKGYGLKCKNVYHVAVPVWDAFYVESLQILTQIFHSCLQHANMDKMTSIAFPTLGCGYLNYPPEAVAETLFQCISVFESDEKLKLTLQEVIIVVIPGRSVDDTKHLKQVFEVARSNILESSSGTCHGKLAKDFTSTCVRQLALNSCDKTLHCGHKCGGYRYEKDCPPCLKVGCKATGKQNENDTCVICYTDELSRAPVIMIKCGHIFHLHCVERVLQNRWVGARINFKFMNCPLCNVKIDHPKLKVLLETLCSLEDKVNKVAMARLEKDGLTKSKEITSPGGQYFNNPAGFATDKFIFYSCYACKKPYYAGEDSNGCASAMEDTLEEANLICSTCLARKAPKIGKDIQKEENVESQKKIKSTTKKCPHCKVNIEKNAGCNQMTCFVCGTNFCWLCEKKWKASCGSHQFDGTEYAQDRYLYLLDEESSDDDFPLVVDEIDMRERAQRQRRRIERRLYRI
- the LOC128209377 gene encoding uncharacterized protein LOC128209377 isoform X2; this translates as MWKFLETISHNARKENSSSKINVASCKMNVKIKIGNLSAEEADVLVNSANQTLQLKTGRISNSMLTVAGQKLQQECTRRYPNGIAFGEVAVTKGYGLKCKNVYHVAVPVWDAFYVESLQILTQIFHSCLQHANMDKMTSIAFPTLGCGYLNYPPEAVAETLFQCISVFESDEKLKLTLQEVIIVVIPGRSVDDTKHLKQVFEVARSNILESSSGTCHGKLAKDFTSTCVRQLALNSCDKTLHCGHKCGGYRYEKDCPPCLKVGCKATGKQNENDTCVICYTDELSRAPVIMIKCGHIFHLHCVERVLQNRWVGARINFKFMNCPLCNPYYAGEDSNGCASAMEDTLEEANLICSTCLARKAPKIGKDIQKEENVESQKKIKSTTKKCPHCKVNIEKNAGCNQMTCFVCGTNFCWLCEKKWKASCGSHQFDGTEYAQDRYLYLLDEESSDDDFPLVVDEIDMRERAQRQRRRIERRLYRI